In Drechmeria coniospora strain ARSEF 6962 chromosome 03, whole genome shotgun sequence, the DNA window CTGCGACGCGGCACGACACGACGGGGGCGCGACACGACGGGGGCACGACACGACGGTGACCCGACGACCACATGAAAGACGTTGAATGCTGCAAGCCAGCGGCCGGGACGAGGTTCGACGGGCTGGCTGCTCGCTTCACGCGCCGCGGGGGCGAAAGCAAAGCAGGCCAATGCCGGGCATCGTCTCGCTCCTGCGTGACCTTGCGGCGGTGCCCTGCGAGGCGCTTGGTCAAACGACTTGGTGAGAGAGGGCCTTCCCGACGGGTGGAACGGGGCGCGTCCGAGATGCATCGTGTCCTTGGGTGTCCCCGGGCGGCGGTGTCGCACAGGACTGTGCACTGTTCGTTTCATCTCCCGTCGTTTGACGACCTCGTTCGGGGATATTCAAAGGCAGGGAATCGAGACCAAGGAAAGCCTGGCCACTGCCAGGAGTCAGGAGGACATTAATCATCCGTAGCTGCCTCGTCGTGGACGGCACACTTGGCAGCCGAGTGCGGTGTCGGCAGTGGCGATGGTAACGGCCACCGCCACGGCAATGGCATTgcatgggggggggggggggggggcgctaGCGCGACACGGCCAGGGATCCGCTGAGGAAAGTGCTTACTACCAAGCTTGGTCATACGTGCGTGGTGCCCGAGGTCCTCTATGGAAGTAGCCATGGACCCGGGTACGGTTCCTGCTCCGGAGCAGCCATGCGGCACCCGTCTTCCTTCCGTTTGCACAGCCATGGAAACGTGTGGAAGGAACTGCTTGACGTCAGCCACGTCGGTTGACGACACATGAGgcaggcacggagtacagagtacggatgGCGGAGAACGGGAATGGCTGGCAGGTCCACCCGCGCGCTAGATGGTGCTCGTCTGAAACGGGTACGGCCGCGgcacgtactcgtaccgCCACCAGCATTGGACGACAGCTCGTCCGCCGTGCCACTTCGCCGcggcctctcctcctctcgtTCACCCcatcggccgacgtcgtaTAGCCTCGTCCGCAGGCTCCCTGTCTGGCCGTCcggatggccgtcgtcatgtcgCGCGGCGATAggctgcgccgtcgtcccgccgtcatcccgccgccgcaccaTCAGAGTCGAGACGCTGCTGCGAAGCTGGATGGCGGGCATGGCCATGGTTTCCTCCATCCAAGGAGAGTACGAGTACCAGAACGCTACCGGATGGTGATGAAAGGCCCACGCCCACGCCGTAAGCATGTGCTGCGAAGAAAGAACCGGGGGAGGTCGATTTACCTTTTGATGTTGCCACCAGTGATATAATAAACCGTCTGCCTCTCACCAGTGACACAACCGGCACATTTCATGACGGCACAACACAGCACAACACAGCatagcacagcacagcactgcacagaacagaacagaacagaacagaacagcacagcacagcactgcACAGAACCGCATGGCGCAAACGAGCCAATGGTAACTTGAAATAGTCCAAGAGAaccatcggcgccgtctcCGCCATCGCTTTTCGACCTCTCCTTTCCGCAATTCCTCGCATCCTAGGGGAGAAGCGGGAACAAGCTGCGAGCGATTCGACCGTAGGAAACGCTCGCGGTGATTCACCCTCTCCCGGGGCGCCGACCGACCGTCGCTCCCGCCCTGCATCCGCAGAAACGGCGGAACGCACAAACGGTAGAGGAGGCCAAGCACACCGCCAGATTGCTGGCAGAGGCCAACTGGGAAGAAAGCCTTCAGTTCCCATCCTCCCGTCACACCCGTTTGCCCCTTGCCGTTGGCGAGGATACCACGACGTCAACACGTGCGAGCTTCCGTGTTCAAGCAAGCACCGGAAACGCACCTCGAGCGGCGAAGAACAACAATAGAACTGCAATCCGTTCCTTTACCCCTCCCTTTCCGCCATCCATCTTTTGACACCTGCACAAGACCGCGTCTTTGACCCTCTCCACACCAAAAGGCGCACCATCAAACCTGTTGACCTCCAAAGGCTGCCGTTTACGCCGcccattcattcattcattcattcgtTCATTCACTCGATATCGATTCACCCTTCGCTCATTTGGTCATCGTTTATCTAGCGGAACATattttcgtcgtcgtgctcctGGTTCGTCCCTCCCCGCCATCCTTCCCCGTTTCGAACTTCTCCTGGTGAGAATCACACGTATCCCTCTGCCTTATCCTTTTCAACGCCCCGAGCATCCTCACCCCCAACGAGAGAGGACGCTGGTTCGTCATTCTGGGCGACTGTCGCGAAAGAGCAACCTCGACATCGCTCGAGCACCCATCTTCATCACATTCACTTACTCGAGAGCGCGCCTTTCAGGATACCTACGCGAGAAGTCGGCCAGCAGCCTCGCGTTGTCGACACATGATGGAGAGAGTCGTCGTCCCGCCCGTCCGTcttggcggcctcgtcgccctcctcgccctggCCATGACCGTCTCGGCACACTCCTGGATCGAGTCTGCCTTTcgcatcgccgccaacggcaccTTTGTCGGACCCGAGGGGTTCCCCCGCGGCTGGGTTCCCCGATTCGCGCCCGGATGGAACGACAAGCAGGCCCAGCACATCATTCCGGATGCCGGCATCTACACGGGTGCCGAGCTGCTGAACAAGTACCCCATCGACGCGAACCCCTCATTCCCCATCCTCCATGCGGCCCCCGGCGACAAGATCGCCATCCTGCACCTCGAGAATGGGCACGTCACCCTTCCACAGAACCAGCCGAACAAGCCGGTGAACCGGGGAACCGTCTTCCTCTACGGGACCAGCCAGCCCAAGGGCCAGGAGAAGCTTTTTGACGTCCACCTCCGATGGAACAaggacggcaccggcggcgacaggCGCGGCAAGCTGCTCGCCACACGCAactacgacgacggccagtgCTACCAGGATAGCCGCCAACCGCTGGCGCGGGACCGAGCGAGCAGGCTAGCTCCGAACGGCGCCATGGTCGAAAGGGAGCTCAAGTGCCAGTCCGTCGTCACCCTTCCCGAGGACCTCAAGCCGGGCGAAGTCTACACCGTCTACTGGTACTGGGACTGGCCGAGCCTGAACCCGGACAAGCTCGACGTCAAGGCCACCAGCGACGGCCGGTTTCCCTGGGCAGGCTCCTTTATGCGCGGCGACGCGGTGCCCGACGGATGGAGCATGGATATGATTCGCATCAACGAAAGCTACTCGAGCGTCATCGACATCAAGATCACCGACAAGGTgccgggcgtcgtcgggaaGGGATACGACGCCAACTTTGTCGAGAAGCAGGACGTTTACCATGCGGGCATCAAGGCCCAGCTGGGAAACATGTTTGACGTcaacgtcgacggtgccggcggccaaACCGCCTCTCCAGACGCTGGGTCGTCGCCCACCAGCCTCGgcccctcggcgacggcgaagcctACGAGCATGACGGGGAAGGCTCGCCAGACAGAGATGGCGAGCTCATCCCGCACCACGCCTAAGCATCCGGGCACAGACGCCCCCGCCTGCGACGGTGCGCAGCCGACCAGCGCCTCTGCGCAGAGAAACACGGCGAGCCGGGACGTGGCCTTTGAGACCAAAAAGGCAAAAAACTCCTGCGGCTTGACGGTGACGCTGACGGTGATGGAGACGGCCCCGGTCACGACGGTCGTCCacacggtgacgacgacggtcccgGCCACACCCGTCATCCATACCGTGTACGTCACCCCCAGCCCGCCGAACCAGGCCCCGGAAACGCGAACGACGGACGTTCCACCCCGCGTGGGAGGTGCGGCCCCCAacgacgcggcggcgccaaggtATTATGTCAAGGGCCAGAACCAGGGCAAGCAGCGCCGCGGTGCCCGGGGCCTCGGCCAGCACGCGCAGtagacggacggacgggcgGCCGAGAATGCGGAACGGCAGGCGTGCAGAGAAGCGGTCGGGAAACACTGTTTCCTCCATTGATGCACATCGAACCCCTCATCTCCTCCGCCGCACCGGCCGTTCAGTTCGCAGGCAAGGGCTTCGAGCATCAGGATGCCGCCGTACATTGCCGCCGTTTGGAAGAGCCACGGGGCGCGGATGGCGACGGATGGGTCGAGGACACCGTCGCTTGGCCGCTGGGGGACAGCAGGCcgttggcgacgatgcggtTTGGCGCTGCCACGGAGTGCCGGCGtacggcgaggcgaggacggaaGAAGGGGCGGTAGATGGTGTGAACGAAATCAAACATTGCTAGCATTTGACGCAAACAGTAGCTTGCTTCGCCATAGAAGGCCCTTGGTCATGGCCGAGAACGAAAGACGTGCATGCCATGCATGAACGGGCcgtcgggcgccgccgcccgtgtcTTCGTTTCGTGCTCTACCTGAAGCTGGGTACATGGTGCACCTGTGCGCGTgcctcgagacggccgacggcggccatcacGCCGAGACGGTTGAGGCGACTTCCCCGCGGCACCTCTCGTCGCCCACTCGGCGACCTGTCGAGCCGCGTTCGCGCTTCGTGACGGATGACGGGCCAGTGCGGCCGCGTGCATTCGAGCGTGGCGTCGCCTCACATCTCACCGCACTGGGCGATGGTGATGTCCATGTTGGGCACGTCCTTGCCCCTGTAGCCCGTCTTGGTGGCCTCCATCTTCTTGACGACTTCCATGCCGTCCACGACCTTGCCGAAGACAACgtgcttgccgtcgaggaaggggGTGGCGACGGTGGTGACGAAGAACTGGGAGCCGTTGGTGTTGGGGCCGGCGTTCTACCGCGCCGTCAGCCGTGCGTGAACCATGGCATGCAAGCGtaggagggggagaggggtGCAAAGAGTACCGCCATGGAGAGCAGACCAGGCTGCTCGTGCTTCAGCGTAAAGTTCTCGTCGTCAAAGGACTTGTAGCCCCAGATGCAGGTGgagccggtgccgtcgccgttgagAAAGTCGCCGCCCTGACACATGAAGTTTGGAATCTACCGTTCACGGGTGAGACACGGTACCGGCGTGGCACGCGGGAGCAGGTCCGaggggccgagggcgagaggaGACTGACGATGCGGTGGAACTTGGAGCCCTTGTAGCCctgcggccggccggccgagttCTTGGTCTCTCCGGTGCAGAACTGGCGGAAGTTTTCCGCCGTCTTGGGAACGACATCCTTGAAAAGCTCAAAGGTGATGCGGCCGAGAGGCTCGCCTACGGAAATCAGCAGCGTTCTCGATCTCGAGGAGCGAGGGGAGATGATGCGTGAGCCGTCGCCGGTTTCCGTCACTCGCCGAGCGGTCAACCATGCGGCCAGTCAgcggcggcatgggcggACACTTTGCCACGACGTAGACGATGCACGGTCCGGTCGATGCTGGGAGAATAGATGGTTGGGAGGCCAATGAATTACCTCCAAGAGTCATGTCGAAGAAGACGCTGCAAGGAAATGCTTCGCCGTCAGCTCCATGGCTGGCCTGCAGCAAGAACACGATGGATGGGCGGGAAGAGAAGTCGGAGGGGTTTGTTGACGCACAGGGGATTGCCCGACTCGGGAAGCTGTGTAGGCGGCATGGCTCCGGCTCTTGATGCGGAACACGTCCAGGCTTGGGGGAGCTGTGAGCACACAGAACGCGAGGCACGGTCACGATGTTAAATGGGCTCTGGTGAGGTGAGGGACGACGGTGGGACCATTTTCAGCTTAGCGCACTTGAGAAATCGGATACACTTTACGGTAgggagtatggagtaatatTATTAGGCGCGAAACTATTCTGTCTGTcttcaagtacatgtaagtacgaacacttgcaagcacaacCCAACGACGTGGGCTGGCATGCACAAAGACTTTAGGGACTGGTTGTGTCCAGtgcacctaagtaagtacaaggtagttgtactagtacagtacgtatatgcctaggtactaggtactaggtggCTATGTTAGTAGCGTCATAAACTTATCACACAGAACTCTAGCACACCAGATGTCGGTTGGTACCACGCTGAACATTGACAATCGACCAGCAGTCAACAGTCAACAGGGAGGAATACTGGCTGAAAGTGAATGCCATTCATGTCAAGAACTAATGGCGCCAATGTCGGAAAGCACGCAGCATCAAGCCTCGTCTGGAGAGCACATCGATCGCCGCCGTGCACAAAGGATATCTAGGTGCGATGGCAAAGCACAAGCCAGCCAGGCAACGGGCTCGAAGGCGAGCACCAGGTGCACATGGCTCCAAACACGCGACGTAGCGGCACGGACAAAGAGGCTACCGCATCGAATCAAAGGAAGGAATTTCCAGGCATGGAATGGCGCGCAAGCACAGGTAGGATCAGGCCCGAATGAACCATCGGCTCATCGGATTGTAGCGCCATATCGTTCGACGTACCAATTCGGGGTGAAGGGCTCGCTTAAGCCATGGGCGCATGGAGTTTGCATTCGTACGTGTTCTTGTACTAGATAGTGGAAACAGCGCGGCAGGGATCACCCTACTTCTTCCGCAacaaccaccaccaccagcgtGTAGCCTAGACACGGCGAATTGGTTGGCATGtggcacgacgacgtcggggcaaacgacgacgatgtgAGGTCTCGCATGCCCCAgtggtggcgacgaggccaagcacACGCACGGTCCTAGCAATGCGGCACtgtctgtacatgtattacctACGGCGcggagtactcgtgctcgtgctacCTCGCGAATGTCTTGGTGCAAGCATTCACACAGCTCCAGTATCACCTGCACACCATAAGCCCGTACAggacagtacatgcactatTATGTACCTAGTATGTACAGTAGCTGTACCCTACATACGTGCCGTGGAGGGTGCCTAATTCGTGCTAGTTCGGAGACAATTGCGCACTTCGTTCATGACAATAGGCGAGACAAAGTAGAAACAAGGTTGAATGACGATGGGCCACGCCGCTTCCGATGGTTTGACTTGGCCAACACTGCCACCGTCCCTTTTTTAGATCTAGTgcccatgtacggagcacgtacAGCTGCAGCGACGGGTTTGCCACGAACCCAAGGGGACATGGACTCTCTCCGATCCTTCTCGTGGCTGCATCTTTGCGGCTGACGCTGACGCTgacgccaacgacgacgatgccgtga includes these proteins:
- a CDS encoding putative U-snRNP-associated cyclophilin, with product MTLGGEPLGRITFELFKDVVPKTAENFRQFCTGETKNSAGRPQGYKGSKFHRIGGDFLNGDGTGSTCIWGYKSFDDENFTLKHEQPGLLSMANAGPNTNGSQFFVTTVATPFLDGKHVVFGKVVDGMEVVKKMEATKTGYRGKDVPNMDITIAQCGEM